The genomic stretch CAAGTATAACACGCAAGTCATTCTCATGAACGGTTTGAATAAGCTCCTTTAGTTCTAGAATACGGGCTACTGGATTGGTCGGATCCAAAGAATAACTACCTTCCGGGACATTAAATAGGAGTGGGTTATAGCCCCAATTGTAAGCATCAAAAGGATTCAATTCATCTACGCCATCGAAATCATTAACTGGTAAAAGCTCCACATGTGTAATACCAAGTTCCTTCAAGTAAGCTAAGCCTGTTGATACACCGCTTTCTGTTGACGCTCTAGTAAATCCTGCATATGTTCCTTTACTGGACACGTTACTGGAGGGATGAATGGTAAAATCACGAATGTGCACTTCATAAATAATGGCATCGGTAGGGTTTGGAAGCGGAGCCTTTTGCACCGGTGACTGCTTCGTTTTTTTTAAATTCACCAGCACACCATATTTACTATTTACTGATGCTGCTATTGCATAAGGGTCAACAGCTTCTCTCGTAACGCCGTTGACCGTTACCTCAAATGTGTAGTAATACCCTTCTTTTTCAAGTCCACAGGCCGCAGTCCAAACTCCTTTTGTCAGGCGAGTCATGCTAATATATTCTTTGTTTAAAGTTTCAGGATTGATAAGCTTTACTTTTACATCCGTAGCAGTTGGTGCCCATACTTTCACCTGGATATGTTGGGTAGTAAAACTCACGCCCAAATCTGATTCATTATAAAAGAAAGCATCATCGAATTCAGGAGTCCGGATGACGGCTCCTATCTTTAAGTCTGCTTTCGCACCACGTTCTTCTACCACTCGATACTCTTCACCAATCTCTACTTTCATTGGACAATAGTATTCATATTTTATAGCTTCATGTAAGACTTTTTTATCCTTTAACGTTAAAGAAAGAGATTGGTCACCTCTCATTAAGCAAAGCGAATTCACTTCTCCATTGTAGTAAGATTTAGGAACAAGAACGGTAACCATATCCATCTTATCTAAATATGCTTCAAATCTTTGATCATCATAAGCCATCTGTTCTCCTCCTACATAACTTATTATGAGCATTATATGTTCAAATTGGAGAAATGAAAGCATTTTCTATTAGATAAATACTAAATTTCACATCAAAATGATTCATTCTCACTTCGATCAAAATAAATGCTTTGACTATGTTTTAAAAGTGCCTCAGCTGCTTGAAGCTGATTAAATTTTAAAGGTGCTGATAAACGCCTTAAACTATAGAACCATTCTTCATAATTCCTCTTATCAATAAAATCAATTTGATAAGGTTCTTTAGGAGAGTCAAAGAATCCATTACGACTCAGCAATACTTTTCGAATAGGTCGATCAATGTTATGCGATTGGTAAAGGCTTTTTACGAGTTGCACCGTTCTATTTAATCCAAGCACAGGATTTAACACTTTCTTTTTGTCTTTCCCTATTAACTCTGTCCAAAAATTTTCTTTTGAATACTGAAACACAGAGCCATTTTTCCCTTCAACCATTGCAATGCAGATAGTTTCTGTAGGCGTAATTAAAATGACCTCTGCTTCAACAGGGGCTTTTTTCACTAAAAACACAGGCTTATACATAAGTAGAAACGTATCAGGAAAACTTTTCAAAAAATATTGAAGCTTTTCATCATAAAAATATCGCTTATCTGCATTTGAAAGCTCAAATAAAGTTGATGTCGCCCACCTCATTTGCATTTGAAAAACGTTTTCTAAAAACAACACTTTTAAATCTTGTAGGTTTTTAGGGTCTGTCACGAACGTAGTGAGATTTTCAGCATCAAAGCTTTCTTCTCCTTCTTCTTTTTCTATTGCTACCTCCATATATTGTTTATCTATTTCAACTAGTTCATCTTTTTTAAAGAAGAACTTTACCTTTTGAAAAAGCGATTGTTCTGGAGTCAGGGATTCTTCTAACTCAGCTATATCCGCTTCTTTTCCATTGTAAAAATAATCCTTTGCTCTATCCCAATTATGTTGTTTCACACGTGTAAATTGAGATGAATAATGATACAAATCTCTCTCATAGCGTGAAAGATAGTCTTGTATCTTAATAAGTTGCGCCATATCAAATCATTCTCCTCGCTAAAAGCTGCCAGATTGTTTTTATGGTTCAATTTTACTAATATTAAAACAAAGATACCACTAGTAATTAGAGCTTTTTAGTGAAACAGGATGCTTAAACCCTTTTATCCTACTAAGGCGATAGATTATGTTATGATAGAAAAAACACGTCTTTTTCTGACTGTGAAAGTGTAGCTGTACACTATTGTTGTCTATACTAAGTTAAAAAAGATTATTAATTCTATCGATGCAAAGGATGGTTATAATGAAAGTTGTTAACAACATGGCAGATTTAATTGGGGATACGCCCCTTGTCAAATTGAATCGCC from Bacillus sp. 1780r2a1 encodes the following:
- a CDS encoding NERD domain-containing protein; this translates as MAQLIKIQDYLSRYERDLYHYSSQFTRVKQHNWDRAKDYFYNGKEADIAELEESLTPEQSLFQKVKFFFKKDELVEIDKQYMEVAIEKEEGEESFDAENLTTFVTDPKNLQDLKVLFLENVFQMQMRWATSTLFELSNADKRYFYDEKLQYFLKSFPDTFLLMYKPVFLVKKAPVEAEVILITPTETICIAMVEGKNGSVFQYSKENFWTELIGKDKKKVLNPVLGLNRTVQLVKSLYQSHNIDRPIRKVLLSRNGFFDSPKEPYQIDFIDKRNYEEWFYSLRRLSAPLKFNQLQAAEALLKHSQSIYFDRSENESF